GTTGCAAATAAATCGCTGAGAATCATTGTCCATCTCCGATCCCACCGATCCACTAATAACCCAGCTACAGGTGCAAGTAAGATTAGAGGTAAAGTATTGGAAAGGGTAATAAGAGCAAATTGGGTGACAGAACCTGTATGTTCGTAAACCCAAACATCCAAAGCAAATGCGGTGATGCTGCTACCAATAGATGCAATGAGCTGTCCCACCCAAACGATGATAAACAGTTTCATCTCACGGAAAATAGTTAGTGGCGTTTTTTCTATAATTGCTAACACGATCAACTCCTAAGTGTATGCATATTCAAATTTTTCATTGCTTGATATTGGTGCAATAGCTTTTGCGCCTGATGATCCCAATCAAACTTTTCAACTGCTTCGCGGTTTCCAAGTTCTCCCATTGCAATTCTGAGATTGTCATCTAAAAGCAGCCGCAGCATTGCATCGGCTAAAGCATCCACATTCCCGCGTTCGACCAATAATCCTGTTTTCCCATCCTCTATCAGTTCGGGGAAAGCACCGCCACGGGTAGCAATAACAGGCAATCCCATCGACATTGCTTCGATAATCGGCATTCCAAATGCCTCATTCCAAACAGATGGAAAAATAAATATATCTGCTTGCTGATAATACTCAAATAGCTCGAAATGGGGAACTTTTCCCAGAAAAAAAACCGAATTGGCTGCGTTAGAAGCAATTCGCTCTTGCAATTGCGATCGATAGCTACCTTGGTAATAAGGAAGAATATTCTGAATTTGCGGATCTTCTCTATCAAGTGTGTACCACGGTACTAATGCAGTTTCTGAACCGACAAGTTTTAGCTGTACTTGAGGATAACGAGACACTACTTTATTAAAGGCATCAATTAAAACGTGTATACCCTTCTCTGGTGAGATTCTGCCCACAAAAAGGATTTGTTTAATATCTTTTTTCTTGGCTTCTCTATTGTGATGATTAGGGAGAGCGAAGTGACGAGTATCTGCACCGTTATATAAAGTTTGGCTGTTAATGTGAGGTAAGTATTTACGAACCTGATTTTTTAGATAATCGCTGCATCCAATTACTAAATCGACTGACTTAAGATGTTGTTCAACCATTATTGGATCGAACAATGGTAGAAAATCACTATGTATATGTAAGACAATTTTAGCTTGGGGGTTATAGGCACGGATGAGGGGAACGAATTGAAAAACAATGTTCATGTGAATTACATCACATTGCTGTGCTTGAATATCCTTGGCGACTTTTCGGTAAAATTCACAATAAAATAATTTAGAGGCATAAAAAGGTCGTTGAGGATGGGAGATATTCCAGATATCAAGAAAGTTTAATGGTTCTAATATTTTATCGAGCCATGATTCAGGGATGCGACGATAGGTAATCCCATCTTCGTGGTATTCCAATTCTTGATAATGACCTTTTGAACCATAAAATAAAACCTCATGGCCAGCACGAGCCAAACGCAGCGCAAACGCATAAGATACTAGGCGTATTCCCCCGGTTTTAGGTGGTTCAGCTAGAGTTACAGGATAATCAAAAAAAGCTATTTTCATAATGAGAAATTTAGATAATTTTTGGGAATAATTCGAATTTAGTGGTGATAAATAATCCGATTTTTAGTCGTGGTGATTGGTATTCTAAATTAATCTAAAAATTGTGTTTTATTGCTCAAGAATATCTGAAAATAAATGGAGTTAGCTTGTAAGTTTTAAGTTAAAAAATTGCTGATGAAAAATATCTGTTTACCATCTGGTCAATTGATGCCAGTATTAGGAATGGGGACTGCGGGACTGGGTGAAGCGATCGCCCAGCGTGAGAATGAGATTGCTGCTTTGCGTCGCGGAATCGATTTAGGGATGACATTGATTGATACGGCAGAGATTTACGGTGAGGGTGCGGCGGAAACGTTAATTGGCGAAGCGATCGCTAATTGTCGTTCATCTATCTTTCTCGTGAGTAAGGTTGCGCCT
This region of Nostoc sp. UHCC 0302 genomic DNA includes:
- a CDS encoding glycosyltransferase family 4 protein — encoded protein: MKIAFFDYPVTLAEPPKTGGIRLVSYAFALRLARAGHEVLFYGSKGHYQELEYHEDGITYRRIPESWLDKILEPLNFLDIWNISHPQRPFYASKLFYCEFYRKVAKDIQAQQCDVIHMNIVFQFVPLIRAYNPQAKIVLHIHSDFLPLFDPIMVEQHLKSVDLVIGCSDYLKNQVRKYLPHINSQTLYNGADTRHFALPNHHNREAKKKDIKQILFVGRISPEKGIHVLIDAFNKVVSRYPQVQLKLVGSETALVPWYTLDREDPQIQNILPYYQGSYRSQLQERIASNAANSVFFLGKVPHFELFEYYQQADIFIFPSVWNEAFGMPIIEAMSMGLPVIATRGGAFPELIEDGKTGLLVERGNVDALADAMLRLLLDDNLRIAMGELGNREAVEKFDWDHQAQKLLHQYQAMKNLNMHTLRS